Proteins encoded within one genomic window of Sphingomonas sp. NBWT7:
- a CDS encoding PaaI family thioesterase, whose product MSEGEPEIHELSRTLGLVRIVEMDPAGRARLEYRAGMHMCHSGGVVQGGFVSGWIDAAMAHAAIAMGGPDVSPMTLELKVSYFAPARAGLVVAEGWVERRGRSTCFFEGRLLDEGGKVLAKASSTLMLAQRDRVEQAAKAATQG is encoded by the coding sequence GTGAGCGAGGGCGAACCGGAGATCCACGAACTGAGCCGGACGCTCGGTCTCGTTCGCATCGTCGAGATGGACCCGGCCGGTCGCGCACGGCTCGAATATCGCGCGGGCATGCACATGTGCCACTCGGGCGGCGTCGTCCAGGGCGGCTTTGTCAGCGGCTGGATCGACGCTGCGATGGCCCATGCCGCGATCGCGATGGGCGGACCCGACGTTTCGCCGATGACGCTCGAGCTCAAGGTCAGCTATTTCGCCCCCGCGCGCGCCGGTTTGGTCGTTGCCGAAGGCTGGGTCGAACGGCGCGGCCGCAGCACCTGCTTCTTCGAGGGGCGGTTGCTCGACGAGGGCGGCAAGGTCCTCGCCAAGGCAAGCTCGACGCTGATGCTCGCGCAGCGCGACCGCGTCGAACAGGCCGCCAAGGCCGCCACGCAGGGCTGA
- a CDS encoding SDR family NAD(P)-dependent oxidoreductase, whose amino-acid sequence MRPIPQVTARLDGAGAIVTGAASGMGRATAILLARAGAAVAVTDVSQDAAQAVVDEIAGEGLRAQAWSLDVGDAAAIARVVEESAAAFGDLSVIVNNAGISANLPVDDAGYDAQWDRHISVLLTAHQRLIRAALPHLRRAAHPRIVNIASTEGLGATSGFSAYSAAKAGVIGLTRSLAVELGKSGITVNCICPGPIETGMTQGIPDEAKQVYAARRTALRRYGLPEEVAFMTASLCAPAAGFVTGAIIPVDGGLVARNA is encoded by the coding sequence ATGCGGCCGATTCCCCAGGTAACGGCGCGGCTCGACGGGGCGGGTGCGATCGTCACCGGCGCCGCGAGCGGCATGGGCCGCGCGACCGCGATCCTTCTTGCCCGCGCGGGTGCCGCCGTCGCCGTCACCGACGTGTCGCAGGACGCCGCGCAGGCGGTGGTCGACGAGATCGCGGGCGAGGGGTTGCGTGCACAGGCCTGGTCGCTCGACGTCGGCGATGCGGCAGCGATCGCGCGCGTGGTCGAGGAGAGCGCCGCGGCGTTCGGTGACCTTTCGGTGATCGTCAACAACGCCGGCATCTCGGCGAATTTGCCGGTCGACGACGCCGGCTATGACGCGCAGTGGGATCGGCACATTTCGGTGCTGCTGACCGCGCACCAGCGGCTGATCCGCGCTGCGTTGCCGCACCTGCGTCGCGCCGCGCACCCGCGCATCGTCAATATCGCGTCGACCGAGGGGCTGGGCGCGACATCGGGGTTCAGCGCTTATTCCGCGGCGAAGGCGGGGGTGATCGGGCTAACGCGTAGCTTGGCGGTGGAACTCGGCAAATCGGGCATCACGGTCAATTGCATTTGCCCGGGACCGATCGAGACGGGGATGACGCAGGGAATCCCCGACGAGGCGAAGCAGGTTTATGCCGCGCGTCGCACCGCGCTGCGCCGCTACGGCCTGCCCGAGGAGGTGGCGTTCATGACGGCGAGCCTGTGCGCGCCGGCGGCGGGCTTCGTCACCGGCGCGATCATCCCGGTCGACGGCGGACTGGTCGCGCGCAACGCCTAA
- the crcB gene encoding fluoride efflux transporter CrcB, translating to MNSMFLVMAGGTIGAALRHLAGRLALSALGPAWPWGTLFVNLLGGLLMGVLAGMLARLPSGEAARLFLGTGLLGGFTTFSAFSLDTVLMIERGAWIAALGYVFLSVVGAIAALAAGLGLVRSFA from the coding sequence ATGAATTCGATGTTTCTGGTGATGGCGGGCGGCACGATCGGCGCGGCTTTGCGACATCTCGCCGGCCGGCTTGCCCTTTCCGCACTTGGCCCGGCGTGGCCATGGGGGACGCTGTTCGTCAACCTCCTCGGCGGGCTGCTGATGGGCGTGCTCGCCGGCATGCTCGCCCGCCTGCCGTCGGGTGAGGCGGCCCGCCTGTTCCTAGGCACTGGGCTCCTCGGCGGCTTCACCACCTTCTCAGCCTTCTCGCTCGACACGGTGCTGATGATTGAACGTGGGGCATGGATCGCCGCGCTCGGCTACGTTTTCCTCTCGGTGGTCGGCGCGATCGCCGCGCTCGCCGCCGGGCTCGGTCTCGTCCGGAGCTTCGCATGA
- a CDS encoding RluA family pseudouridine synthase — translation MTDTVRQFTVASDDDGIRIDRWCKRHLPETSFTTVAKWARTGQLRLDGARVGPGDRVVAGQTLRLPPEEAPRVEARPKRVRPPLSDDEIDFARDMVIHRDPAAIVINKPPGLATQGGTKTTAHVDGLLDALQFEAEGRPKLVHRLDKDTSGALLIARSARAAGFFAKAFSSRSAKKVYWALVVGVPSIEDGTVDLPIAKQPGTGGEKMHVDEENGLPSRSRYRVIERAGNRTAWVELQPFTGRTHQLRVHMAAIGHPIVGDGKYGGAAAFLTGGISRKMHLHARRIRADHPDDGVVDVTAPLPAHFAESLASLGFEEAAADRLPPDSKPPITREVQKAQARAHAKQVRKGRRGERRGRGAADSERQR, via the coding sequence ATGACCGACACGGTTCGCCAGTTCACCGTCGCTTCGGACGACGACGGCATCCGCATCGACCGCTGGTGCAAGCGGCACCTGCCGGAGACGAGCTTCACCACTGTCGCCAAATGGGCACGCACCGGCCAGCTGCGCCTCGACGGCGCGCGTGTGGGCCCAGGTGACCGTGTCGTTGCGGGGCAGACGCTTCGCCTGCCGCCCGAAGAGGCGCCGCGGGTCGAGGCGCGGCCCAAGCGCGTCCGTCCGCCGCTCAGCGACGACGAGATTGATTTCGCGCGCGACATGGTGATCCACCGCGATCCCGCGGCGATCGTCATCAACAAGCCGCCGGGGCTCGCGACGCAAGGCGGCACCAAGACGACCGCACATGTCGACGGCCTGCTTGACGCGCTCCAGTTCGAGGCGGAGGGCCGGCCCAAGCTAGTCCACCGGCTCGACAAGGATACCTCGGGGGCGCTGCTGATCGCGCGGAGCGCTCGCGCCGCAGGCTTTTTCGCCAAGGCGTTCTCGAGCCGCAGCGCGAAGAAGGTGTACTGGGCGCTGGTCGTCGGCGTGCCGTCGATCGAGGACGGCACCGTCGATCTACCCATAGCCAAGCAGCCCGGCACCGGCGGCGAGAAGATGCACGTCGACGAGGAGAATGGGCTACCCTCGCGCAGCCGCTACCGCGTGATCGAGCGCGCCGGCAATCGTACTGCCTGGGTCGAGCTGCAGCCGTTCACCGGCCGTACCCACCAGTTGCGCGTTCACATGGCGGCGATCGGCCACCCGATCGTCGGTGACGGCAAATACGGCGGCGCGGCCGCGTTCCTCACCGGCGGGATCAGCCGCAAGATGCACTTGCATGCCCGCCGCATCCGCGCTGACCATCCAGACGATGGCGTCGTCGACGTCACCGCGCCGTTGCCCGCACATTTCGCCGAAAGCCTCGCCAGCCTTGGCTTCGAGGAAGCCGCCGCCGACCGGCTGCCGCCCGACAGCAAGCCACCGATCAC